A window from Sphingobacterium hotanense encodes these proteins:
- a CDS encoding class I SAM-dependent rRNA methyltransferase: protein MNKIILNKGKDKAAWQLHPWIFSGAIARVSESLQNGDIVSVYNHDDEFIAYGMYNKQSRVAVRLLEWDPQKEISEGWWRDRLQRAVKNRMHLLNEKNNSVRLVFAEADFLPGLIADKYGDFISVQVHAAGMERVKSILVDELQQLLNPKGIYERSDLKSRAYEGLPDSNGLLAGEMPPPFVDIIENGIQYQVNIVEGQKSGFYCDQRENRYFTSKYVKDKKVLDCFCYSGGFTLNAFREGAASVTSVDSSALAIETLQKNIQLNGFDASKHIAVQSDVNKYLRDLGEQREKFDLIILDPPKYAPSRSTLEKASRAYKDLNRRGLMLLNSGGLLATFSCSGAMDIDTFKQVLAWAALDAGKEIQFIYQFCQPEDHPVRASFPESEYLKGLLVRVL from the coding sequence ATGAATAAAATAATCCTCAACAAAGGAAAGGATAAGGCGGCCTGGCAGTTACATCCTTGGATTTTCTCCGGAGCCATTGCTCGAGTGTCTGAATCTCTTCAAAACGGTGATATCGTTTCCGTATATAATCACGATGATGAATTTATTGCGTACGGGATGTACAATAAGCAATCGCGGGTTGCAGTACGTTTATTGGAGTGGGATCCACAAAAAGAGATTTCGGAAGGCTGGTGGCGTGATAGATTGCAGCGGGCAGTAAAGAACCGTATGCATCTGTTGAACGAAAAGAACAATTCTGTTCGTTTAGTATTTGCCGAGGCGGATTTCCTTCCCGGGCTTATTGCAGATAAATATGGGGATTTCATCTCTGTGCAGGTGCATGCGGCAGGGATGGAACGCGTAAAGTCGATACTGGTGGATGAATTGCAACAATTGTTGAATCCAAAAGGAATTTATGAGCGCAGCGACCTAAAATCTAGAGCGTATGAAGGTTTGCCAGACAGCAACGGCTTATTGGCAGGCGAGATGCCTCCTCCATTTGTTGATATTATTGAAAACGGAATACAGTATCAGGTGAATATCGTGGAAGGGCAAAAGTCTGGATTTTATTGCGATCAACGCGAGAACAGATATTTCACGTCGAAATATGTTAAGGACAAAAAAGTATTAGATTGTTTTTGCTATTCCGGCGGATTTACGTTGAACGCATTTCGTGAGGGAGCCGCGTCCGTAACATCGGTAGACAGTTCGGCACTTGCCATAGAGACCTTGCAGAAGAATATACAATTGAATGGTTTTGACGCTTCAAAACATATTGCAGTACAGTCTGACGTGAACAAATACCTTCGCGATTTAGGGGAACAACGAGAGAAATTTGATTTAATCATCTTAGATCCTCCTAAATATGCGCCTTCACGGTCGACCCTAGAGAAGGCGTCCCGTGCCTACAAGGATTTAAACCGCAGAGGATTGATGCTTTTGAATTCTGGAGGTTTATTGGCTACTTTCTCCTGCTCGGGAGCGATGGACATCGACACCTTTAAGCAAGTATTGGCTTGGGCTGCGTTAGATGCGGGAAAAGAGATTCAATTTATTTATCAGTTTTGCCAGCCGGAAGATCATCCTGTGCGAGCGTCATTTCCAGAAAGTGAGTATTTGAAGGGCTTGCTAGTACGCGTACTGTAG
- a CDS encoding fimbrillin family protein produces the protein MKTFGRIFSFVIIGAFLLLAYACKKDKQVQGGAALVNIKSVEVSYTEASSNNNSANAKSVLPGLSEQVKEVTFNQDYNLIVSLKPKTQELKAQGSTRGSSVINPMEQGVRYRVLVFNTDNSYVDQKEFIVGQEASTTGFELEPGTYRFVAYSFNNSTAIPEVAQSPLDGLSLSNIPTSSALLYMNREVTVQGGENLLGLVLKHRFSKITLTMEAASELGTISALKASITAEPTVNMALKDGALTHPNTPSPLMFNFPTLNLATVTSTSTLISNAETAQLELKILEIGLNGGPIRTNLANITDLVIRPGVQYQLRLSLQSTGISVGGKIWAKGNLAYVNGIYFNRSSPEETGFDYHATDYWNYASAENPVVPAMNVPWEYFEDLDSHFPKIPATFQDPCQLVAGGQWHMPKLADFAALGYFKVINSAGVEGAFDGVQPNGEKTGHAYIYFDGTDQSTGAAGQLRFYKTGRLHYFIVNNVSVLDHDHIFNEHDALYMAIDGTQGVKPANATWQVHMPMIVEEHTGGDKDMLYYRLNDPYFSRDDRVPIRCVRDLPATR, from the coding sequence ATGAAGACATTTGGGCGAATCTTTAGTTTCGTAATTATTGGAGCCTTCCTCTTATTGGCATATGCTTGTAAGAAGGACAAACAGGTGCAGGGGGGTGCTGCGCTTGTGAACATTAAAAGTGTGGAGGTCAGTTACACGGAAGCCTCAAGCAACAACAATAGTGCTAATGCCAAATCCGTCTTGCCTGGGTTATCGGAACAAGTCAAAGAAGTAACATTCAATCAAGATTACAATTTGATTGTTTCGCTAAAACCGAAAACTCAAGAGCTAAAAGCACAAGGTTCGACTCGCGGAAGCAGCGTGATCAATCCGATGGAACAAGGCGTTCGGTATAGAGTCCTGGTATTCAATACCGATAATAGCTATGTTGACCAAAAAGAATTTATCGTAGGGCAAGAGGCAAGTACTACTGGCTTCGAATTGGAACCAGGTACATATCGCTTTGTTGCATACTCCTTCAACAATTCAACGGCAATTCCTGAAGTAGCACAAAGTCCTTTGGACGGGCTTTCCCTATCAAATATACCGACAAGCTCAGCCTTGCTTTATATGAACAGGGAAGTGACAGTTCAAGGAGGTGAAAATTTACTGGGCTTAGTTTTAAAGCACCGCTTTAGTAAAATTACTTTAACGATGGAAGCAGCTTCAGAGCTGGGGACGATCAGCGCATTGAAAGCTAGCATCACTGCAGAGCCAACTGTAAATATGGCGCTTAAGGATGGCGCTTTAACACATCCAAATACGCCATCACCATTAATGTTCAACTTTCCTACATTAAATCTAGCTACAGTGACTAGCACCTCTACTTTGATAAGCAATGCGGAGACTGCGCAGTTAGAACTGAAGATTTTGGAAATTGGATTAAATGGTGGTCCAATTCGTACCAACTTAGCGAATATCACCGATCTAGTAATAAGACCGGGTGTACAATATCAATTGCGACTTAGTTTGCAATCAACTGGTATTTCGGTGGGCGGAAAGATATGGGCGAAAGGTAACTTAGCTTATGTAAATGGAATATATTTCAATAGAAGTTCACCAGAGGAAACTGGTTTTGATTACCATGCAACCGATTACTGGAACTACGCATCCGCAGAAAATCCGGTGGTGCCAGCCATGAACGTGCCTTGGGAATATTTTGAAGATCTGGATTCCCATTTTCCAAAAATTCCTGCGACTTTCCAAGATCCTTGTCAGCTTGTCGCTGGTGGACAATGGCATATGCCAAAGCTTGCTGATTTCGCCGCTTTGGGATATTTTAAAGTAATCAATAGTGCTGGTGTGGAAGGAGCTTTCGATGGTGTTCAACCAAACGGAGAGAAGACTGGCCATGCATACATCTACTTTGATGGTACTGACCAATCGACCGGCGCGGCTGGGCAATTGAGATTCTATAAGACCGGACGTTTGCATTACTTCATAGTGAATAACGTTTCTGTTTTAGATCATGATCACATTTTTAATGAACATGATGCGTTATATATGGCGATCGACGGTACACAGGGTGTTAAGCCTGCAAACGCAACTTGGCAGGTACATATGCCAATGATTGTGGAAGAACATACTGGCGGTGACAAAGATATGCTTTACTATAGGTTGAATGATCCGTATTTCTCACGTGACGATAGGGTTCCTATTAGATGTGTCAGAGATCTGCCAGCCACAAGATAA
- a CDS encoding SGNH/GDSL hydrolase family protein: MNSRRDFLKKSILTVGTTAMGSALLHAEDFSSAKPKGGISINQNDVILFQGDSITDAGRKKDNLNPNEMNAFGGGYAMLAAGVLLNKCASKNIKIYNRGISGNRVPDLMNRWQADCIDLKPNIVSILIGVNDFWRTKDRGAINTPEQYKGQYKELLDKTLAALPNVKLIIGEPFGLKDVKHINDSWYPEFPKYQLAARELAKEYKTVFIPYQDIFDKALKANTGAYWTTDGVHTSWAGANLMAESWLAQIKLG; this comes from the coding sequence ATGAATTCAAGAAGAGATTTTTTAAAGAAGAGTATATTGACTGTGGGGACTACAGCCATGGGCAGCGCGTTGTTGCATGCCGAGGATTTTTCATCCGCAAAGCCTAAAGGTGGAATCAGCATCAATCAGAACGATGTAATTCTATTCCAAGGAGATTCCATTACCGATGCTGGTCGGAAGAAAGACAACCTAAATCCGAATGAGATGAACGCCTTTGGAGGTGGCTATGCAATGCTTGCTGCGGGCGTTTTATTGAACAAGTGTGCAAGCAAGAATATCAAGATCTACAATCGTGGTATTTCTGGAAACCGCGTCCCTGATTTAATGAATCGCTGGCAAGCCGACTGTATTGATTTAAAACCCAACATTGTTTCGATTCTTATCGGCGTCAATGACTTCTGGAGAACGAAAGATCGCGGTGCGATCAATACGCCAGAACAGTACAAAGGACAGTACAAAGAGCTATTGGACAAAACTCTAGCAGCATTGCCAAACGTGAAGTTAATCATCGGTGAGCCATTCGGCTTAAAGGATGTAAAGCATATAAACGATAGCTGGTACCCGGAATTTCCTAAATACCAGTTAGCCGCGCGTGAACTTGCTAAAGAATATAAAACCGTCTTCATCCCCTATCAGGATATCTTTGATAAAGCTCTAAAGGCCAATACGGGCGCATACTGGACTACCGACGGAGTGCATACTTCTTGGGCCGGCGCCAACCTGATGGCAGAAAGCTGGTTAGCTCAAATCAAACTTGGATAG
- a CDS encoding aspartate aminotransferase family protein produces the protein MISNRELFLQNTAQTSESPRLIEVERTEGIYLYGPEGQSYMDLVSGFNVSNIGHRHPKVLAAIQQQLDKFMHVTVYGEFVQAPQVQFATDLLSVLPNSFGSVYLTNSGAEAVEGSMKIAKKFTGRQEIIAAKEAYHGSTQGALSLIGNEDYRKAYAPLLPGISFIQYNHLPDLEKINDKTAAVVVEAIQGEAGVRVPDKAYMQALRNKCDETGTLLIFDEIQTGFGRTGKLFAFEHFDIVPDILMLAKGIGGGMPLGAFVARKEVMDVIKANPMLGHITTFGGHPVSCAAAKASLEVIQQEKLVEQVESKAALFRKELDIPQIKEIRGLGLMMCLQLDNFEQVYAVSNYCAEQGLIIDWYLHCETALRVAPPLTITEEEIKAACKIIREGIAKFC, from the coding sequence ATGATTAGCAATAGAGAACTTTTTTTACAAAATACCGCACAGACTTCAGAATCCCCAAGACTCATCGAAGTAGAGCGTACCGAAGGCATTTACCTTTATGGACCTGAGGGGCAATCCTATATGGACTTGGTTTCAGGCTTCAACGTGAGTAATATCGGTCATCGCCATCCAAAGGTGCTGGCTGCGATTCAGCAACAGCTTGATAAGTTTATGCATGTCACAGTGTATGGCGAGTTTGTACAAGCGCCGCAAGTGCAATTTGCGACAGATTTGCTAAGCGTTTTACCGAACAGCTTTGGATCTGTATACTTAACGAACTCGGGCGCGGAAGCTGTCGAAGGATCCATGAAAATAGCAAAGAAATTTACTGGTCGTCAGGAAATTATTGCTGCTAAAGAAGCTTACCATGGTAGCACACAGGGAGCATTGAGCTTAATCGGAAACGAGGATTACAGAAAAGCTTACGCCCCACTCCTACCGGGAATCTCTTTTATACAATACAACCATTTACCAGATCTAGAAAAAATCAATGATAAGACCGCAGCCGTTGTGGTCGAAGCGATACAGGGCGAAGCGGGCGTTCGCGTTCCTGACAAAGCCTATATGCAGGCTCTGCGTAATAAATGTGACGAGACAGGAACTCTCCTGATTTTTGATGAAATACAAACTGGTTTCGGAAGGACCGGAAAACTTTTCGCTTTTGAACATTTTGATATCGTTCCGGATATTCTCATGCTGGCGAAAGGTATTGGAGGAGGTATGCCTTTAGGTGCCTTCGTGGCGCGAAAAGAAGTAATGGACGTCATCAAAGCCAATCCAATGCTTGGTCACATTACAACCTTTGGTGGGCATCCTGTATCCTGCGCTGCTGCAAAAGCATCTTTAGAAGTCATTCAACAAGAAAAACTCGTGGAGCAAGTCGAAAGCAAGGCCGCATTGTTCCGAAAGGAACTTGACATCCCTCAAATCAAAGAAATCCGAGGACTGGGCTTAATGATGTGTTTGCAATTGGATAATTTCGAACAGGTTTATGCTGTCAGCAATTATTGTGCAGAACAGGGGTTAATCATCGACTGGTATCTACATTGTGAAACCGCCCTTCGTGTTGCTCCGCCATTGACGATTACCGAAGAGGAGATTAAAGCGGCTTGTAAAATTATTCGTGAAGGGATTGCCAAATTTTGCTAG
- a CDS encoding RNA polymerase sigma factor has protein sequence MEDSLIIAKFADEKTREEAFRELLKKYQQKIYWHVRRMVIDHDDADDVVQDIFIKVWRNLEKFREDSQLYTWLYRIATNECITFLNKKKQKQNVSLDDETSAYLSDTLADGSYFNGDRAQQKLQEALLTLPDKQRLVFNMKYFEDMKYDEISEVLGTSVGALKASYHLAVKKIENFFAKND, from the coding sequence ATGGAAGATTCCCTGATCATTGCGAAGTTCGCCGATGAGAAGACCCGCGAGGAAGCATTTCGCGAGTTATTAAAAAAGTACCAGCAGAAAATCTATTGGCATGTCCGGAGAATGGTTATTGACCATGACGATGCCGATGATGTTGTGCAGGATATCTTTATTAAGGTTTGGCGTAATCTCGAAAAGTTCAGAGAGGACTCGCAGCTATATACTTGGTTATATAGAATTGCGACGAATGAATGCATTACTTTCTTAAATAAGAAAAAACAAAAGCAGAATGTTTCATTGGATGATGAAACATCTGCTTATCTTTCGGATACTTTAGCGGACGGATCCTACTTTAATGGCGACCGCGCGCAGCAGAAATTGCAGGAAGCGTTGTTGACACTTCCCGACAAACAGCGTTTAGTTTTCAATATGAAATATTTTGAAGACATGAAGTACGACGAAATATCCGAGGTACTAGGTACAAGTGTCGGCGCTTTAAAAGCGTCCTATCATTTGGCTGTTAAGAAGATAGAGAACTTTTTTGCCAAGAATGATTAA
- a CDS encoding transketolase family protein → MKKYTYTESKDTRSGFGAGLLEAGQQNENVVALCADLIGSLKMNDFIKAYPERFFQIGIAEANMMGIAAGLTIGGKIPFTGTFANFSTGRVYDQIRQSIAYSGKNVKICASHAGLTLGEDGATHQILEDIGLMKMLPGMTVINPCDYNQTKAATIALVDHEGPAYLRFGRPVVPNFTPADQKFEIGKAVMLNEGTDVTIIATGHLVWEAIQAGEELEKAGINAEIINIHTIKPLDAEAILKSVAKTKCVVTAEEHNRLGGLGDSVAQVLAKELPTPQEYVAVNDSFGESGTPAQLMEKYGLTAADIVKAAKKVISRK, encoded by the coding sequence ATGAAAAAATATACATATACAGAATCAAAAGATACACGCTCAGGTTTCGGTGCTGGCTTATTAGAAGCTGGTCAACAAAACGAAAACGTAGTAGCGTTATGTGCTGACTTGATCGGTTCATTGAAAATGAACGACTTTATAAAAGCTTATCCTGAGCGTTTCTTCCAAATAGGAATCGCGGAAGCAAACATGATGGGTATTGCTGCTGGTTTGACTATTGGTGGAAAGATCCCTTTTACAGGAACTTTTGCTAACTTCTCTACAGGGCGTGTTTATGACCAAATTCGTCAATCCATCGCTTACTCAGGTAAGAACGTGAAGATTTGTGCTTCACACGCTGGATTAACACTTGGAGAAGATGGTGCTACTCACCAAATCTTAGAAGACATCGGCTTGATGAAGATGTTGCCAGGTATGACAGTTATCAATCCTTGTGATTATAACCAAACAAAAGCAGCTACTATTGCGTTAGTAGACCATGAGGGGCCAGCATATTTGCGTTTCGGTCGTCCTGTTGTTCCTAACTTCACACCTGCAGATCAGAAATTCGAGATCGGTAAAGCCGTGATGTTGAACGAAGGTACGGACGTAACGATTATTGCTACAGGTCACTTAGTATGGGAAGCTATCCAAGCGGGTGAGGAATTGGAAAAAGCAGGTATTAACGCTGAGATTATCAATATCCACACGATTAAGCCTTTAGATGCTGAAGCTATTTTGAAATCTGTTGCAAAAACTAAATGTGTCGTGACTGCAGAAGAACACAACCGTTTAGGTGGTTTGGGCGACAGCGTTGCACAGGTATTAGCGAAAGAACTTCCTACTCCGCAAGAGTATGTTGCTGTAAACGATAGCTTCGGCGAATCGGGCACACCAGCTCAATTGATGGAGAAATATGGTTTAACGGCTGCAGACATTGTAAAAGCAGCGAAAAAAGTAATTAGCAGAAAATAA
- a CDS encoding transketolase, which translates to MSADINKLEQTASQVRRDIVRMVHACQSGHPGGSLGCTDYFVALYFHAMKHDPSFNMDGIGEDLFFLSNGHISPVFYSTLARAGYFPVSELATFRKIDSRLQGHPTTHEHLPGIRVASGSLGQGLSVAIGAAQAKKLNKDNSLVYVLMGDGELQEGQVWEAAMYAPHNKMDNVIAAVDYNNAQIDGSTETVLSLGNLRAKWEAFGWDVLEVEKGNDMASVVAGLDEAKSRTGKGKPVIILLHTEMGNGVDFMMGSHKWHGVAPNDEQLASALNQIPATIGDY; encoded by the coding sequence ATGAGTGCAGATATAAACAAGCTTGAACAAACAGCTTCTCAAGTAAGAAGAGACATTGTTCGCATGGTACATGCATGTCAATCAGGACACCCAGGGGGATCTTTAGGTTGTACAGATTATTTTGTGGCATTGTACTTCCACGCGATGAAACATGACCCTTCATTCAACATGGATGGTATTGGTGAGGATTTATTCTTCTTATCAAATGGGCACATTTCTCCGGTATTTTACAGTACCTTGGCGAGAGCTGGATACTTTCCGGTTAGTGAGCTAGCGACTTTCCGTAAGATTGATTCACGTCTTCAAGGACACCCGACTACACATGAGCACCTTCCAGGAATTCGTGTTGCATCTGGTTCATTAGGACAAGGATTATCTGTAGCGATCGGTGCTGCACAAGCGAAGAAGTTAAACAAGGACAACAGCTTAGTTTATGTCTTGATGGGTGACGGTGAGTTGCAAGAAGGACAGGTTTGGGAAGCAGCGATGTATGCTCCTCACAACAAAATGGACAACGTCATTGCAGCAGTTGACTACAACAATGCGCAGATTGATGGTTCTACAGAAACGGTTCTTTCATTAGGCAACCTGCGTGCAAAATGGGAAGCTTTCGGATGGGACGTGTTAGAAGTTGAGAAAGGTAATGATATGGCATCTGTTGTTGCTGGTTTAGATGAGGCTAAGTCTCGCACCGGAAAGGGTAAACCAGTAATTATCTTATTGCATACGGAAATGGGTAATGGTGTTGATTTCATGATGGGATCACATAAATGGCATGGTGTTGCTCCAAACGATGAGCAATTAGCAAGCGCATTGAACCAAATCCCTGCAACAATTGGTGATTATTAA
- the tsaD gene encoding tRNA (adenosine(37)-N6)-threonylcarbamoyltransferase complex transferase subunit TsaD: MAIILGIESSCDETSASICIDGEIRSNIIASQAIHAKYGGVVPELASRAHQQNIIPTVDQAIIQAKISKKDIDAVSFTRGPGLLGSLLVGTSFAKSFALAMDIPLIEVNHMQAHILAHYIDNPKPSFPFLCLTVSGGHTQIVLVKDYFEMELLGETLDDAAGEAFDKTAKILNLPYPGGPLIDKHAKNGAPTAFKLPEPQIPELNFSFSGLKTAILYLVQAEIKKNPNFLEERMDDLCASVQDRIVSILLNKLKKAAKQTGVKDIAIAGGVSANSGLRSSLLAMGEKYKWNVFIPKFEYCTDNAAMIAIAGYHKFLEQDFVGQDISPLARMHV, from the coding sequence ATGGCTATCATACTCGGTATAGAATCATCCTGTGATGAAACTTCCGCATCTATCTGTATAGACGGCGAAATTCGTTCAAATATCATTGCAAGTCAAGCAATCCATGCGAAATACGGAGGGGTTGTGCCTGAATTGGCATCCCGTGCCCATCAACAGAATATTATTCCCACAGTAGATCAAGCCATTATTCAAGCAAAAATAAGCAAAAAAGATATAGATGCAGTGTCTTTTACGCGCGGACCCGGACTTTTAGGGTCATTATTGGTCGGAACTTCCTTTGCAAAATCCTTCGCCCTGGCGATGGATATTCCATTAATTGAGGTTAACCATATGCAGGCGCACATTTTAGCACACTATATCGATAACCCGAAGCCCTCTTTTCCATTTTTATGTTTAACGGTATCGGGCGGCCATACACAGATTGTGTTAGTAAAGGATTATTTTGAGATGGAGCTTCTAGGAGAAACCTTGGATGACGCTGCTGGAGAAGCTTTCGATAAAACAGCCAAGATTTTGAATCTACCCTACCCCGGCGGACCATTGATTGATAAGCATGCGAAAAATGGAGCCCCTACGGCCTTCAAGCTGCCAGAACCTCAAATACCGGAGCTTAATTTTAGTTTTTCAGGCCTTAAGACGGCTATCCTATACCTCGTGCAAGCGGAGATCAAGAAAAATCCAAACTTCCTCGAGGAACGGATGGATGATCTTTGCGCTTCCGTGCAGGATCGAATCGTATCTATCTTATTGAACAAGCTTAAAAAAGCCGCAAAACAAACGGGCGTTAAAGATATTGCAATCGCCGGAGGTGTTTCTGCAAACTCTGGATTGCGCAGCTCGCTATTAGCGATGGGCGAAAAGTATAAGTGGAACGTTTTTATCCCTAAATTCGAGTACTGCACCGATAATGCAGCAATGATCGCTATTGCAGGGTATCATAAGTTCCTGGAACAAGACTTTGTTGGACAGGATATTTCTCCGCTGGCAAGAATGCATGTGTGA